One stretch of Comamonas testosteroni DNA includes these proteins:
- a CDS encoding type II toxin-antitoxin system VapC family toxin, with amino-acid sequence MPVSVLVDTSVWVRHFREADIHLQELLLQDSVLMHPMVHAELACGTPPAPRADTLAALAMLRPSQEASIPETLAFLEKNKLFGKGCGLVDLSLLASTLITPGALLWTADRRLAELAAQLGVAYAIPTH; translated from the coding sequence ATGCCGGTGTCCGTTCTAGTCGATACATCGGTGTGGGTGAGGCATTTTCGGGAGGCCGACATTCACCTGCAGGAGCTCCTGTTGCAAGACAGCGTGCTGATGCATCCCATGGTGCATGCAGAGTTGGCCTGCGGCACGCCGCCAGCGCCGCGTGCCGATACGCTCGCAGCCCTGGCCATGCTGCGGCCGAGCCAGGAAGCTTCAATTCCCGAGACTTTGGCCTTCCTTGAGAAGAACAAGCTATTCGGTAAGGGCTGCGGCTTGGTCGATCTATCGCTGCTCGCCTCGACGCTAATCACACCAGGCGCTTTGCTTTGGACTGCAGATCGACGCCTTGCTGAGTTGGCCGCTCAGCTTGGCGTGGCCTATGCCATACCAACGCATTGA
- a CDS encoding DUF2191 domain-containing protein: MRSTFTIDDEVVNRARAVAAPGIAVPELVRLALETFTRVEAGKRLAALGGSAPDMPDVPRRGSAAEAEGSR; this comes from the coding sequence ATGAGATCGACCTTTACGATCGACGACGAAGTCGTGAACCGTGCCCGCGCTGTTGCAGCGCCCGGTATTGCTGTGCCTGAACTGGTACGCCTGGCACTTGAGACCTTCACTCGCGTCGAGGCAGGCAAGCGCTTGGCTGCCCTGGGCGGAAGCGCGCCAGACATGCCTGACGTGCCACGCCGTGGCAGCGCGGCAGAGGCAGAAGGCTCTCGCTGA
- a CDS encoding SprT-like domain-containing protein — translation MTQQPNQLDLVPTPSPRLAPTQETYNELQMAYDHFNERLFGGQLPSCLITLQREKRTFGYFSAARFASLDGSTTDEIAMNPTYFAVVPIIETLQTQVHEMTHLWQHHFGKPGRGRYHNEEWARKMESIGLMPSSTGQPGGARTGDSMADYAVEGGRFLAACDELLTANFTLSWYDRFPSADHVIAGQASMANHIQGIEGTKPPMASIPALAEAVKPTGLAVAATAGEDGVLTTPANRSNRVKYSCSGCKNPVSVWGKPGIKLICGECRKSFDVQ, via the coding sequence ATGACCCAGCAGCCAAACCAGCTTGACCTTGTGCCCACGCCCTCACCCCGCTTGGCACCTACGCAGGAAACCTACAACGAGCTGCAGATGGCCTACGACCATTTCAACGAGCGGCTGTTTGGGGGGCAGCTCCCGAGTTGCTTGATTACGCTGCAGCGGGAAAAGCGGACTTTCGGCTACTTCTCTGCAGCTCGCTTTGCCTCGTTGGACGGCTCAACCACAGATGAGATCGCGATGAATCCGACCTACTTTGCGGTCGTACCGATCATCGAAACACTCCAGACCCAAGTCCATGAAATGACGCACTTGTGGCAGCACCACTTTGGCAAGCCAGGCCGAGGCCGCTATCACAACGAGGAATGGGCACGAAAGATGGAAAGCATTGGGCTCATGCCCTCTTCTACCGGGCAACCTGGTGGTGCGCGAACCGGTGATAGCATGGCGGACTACGCCGTCGAGGGTGGCCGCTTCCTGGCTGCATGCGACGAGCTGCTGACCGCGAATTTCACACTCAGCTGGTACGACCGATTCCCCTCTGCAGATCATGTAATCGCTGGCCAAGCCAGCATGGCCAACCACATTCAAGGCATCGAAGGGACCAAGCCTCCAATGGCCAGCATCCCTGCCCTCGCCGAGGCAGTGAAGCCCACGGGCTTAGCTGTTGCCGCCACTGCAGGGGAAGACGGAGTGCTTACTACGCCCGCCAACAGATCCAATCGGGTGAAATACAGCTGCAGCGGATGCAAGAATCCGGTCTCAGTGTGGGGAAAGCCGGGCATTAAGCTGATATGTGGTGAGTGCAGAAAAAGTTTTGACGTTCAATAA
- a CDS encoding heavy metal translocating P-type ATPase: MQHHQHRSSSESVELENTKTDAEPLQDPVCGMTVSPQSAHQIVHEGRTYRFCSADCQQKFAHAPAQFISSSGQADHAVEGSVYVCPMHPEVHQDHPGRCPKCQMHLVPEAQLLSSHEHAHVAASHSDQKSFDDSGVVPAGTIYTCPMHPEVRQDHPGNCPKCGMTLEPLIPVGEEDNSELQDFQRRFWWTLPLTLIVTTLAMFGHKFGWFTMQTQTWVELTLSLPVVLWTGWPFFVRGWQSIIHRSPNMWTLISLGSGAAFVYSLVATLAPGVFPDSFVSMGRVAVYFEAAVVIISLTMLGQIIELKARSQTSAAIKSLLSLAPKTARRINADGSEEDVPLSHVHVGDLLRVRPGEKVPVDGIVTEGQSAVDESMLTGEPIPVTKRVDDKLIGATLNTSGALVMRSEKVGAATMLSQIVQMVASAQRSKAPMQRMADVVAGKFVMVVVLVAVVTFFVWGIFGPEPSWVFGLINAVAVLIIACPCALGLATPMSVMVATGRAAEQGVLFRDAGAIEKMREVDTLIVDKTGTLTEGRPAFDKAIPAPDFTADEVLRLAASLDQGSEHPLADAIVRAAREQGLQLAKPVDFDSASGIGVRGTVEGRRLALGNTALMAQEGVSVSSLQADGERLRGEGASIMHLAADGKFAGILAVTDPIKASTLDAIQTLHASGLRIVMATGDGLTTAKAVGAKLGIDEVHGEVKPADKLALVERLQSEGHVVAMAGDGINDAPALAKADVGVAMGTGTDVAMNSGQITLVKGDLRGIAQSREISTDTVRNMRQNLLFAFVYNGIGVPIAAGVLYPFTGWLLSPMIAALAMSLSSASVIFNALRLRR; encoded by the coding sequence ATGCAACATCATCAGCATCGATCTTCTTCAGAATCAGTAGAGTTGGAAAACACCAAAACTGACGCCGAGCCTTTGCAAGATCCTGTTTGCGGCATGACTGTCTCTCCACAGTCGGCCCATCAGATAGTTCACGAGGGACGGACCTATCGCTTCTGTAGTGCCGATTGCCAGCAAAAATTTGCTCATGCCCCTGCGCAATTCATATCGAGTAGCGGGCAGGCGGATCACGCAGTAGAGGGCTCAGTCTATGTATGCCCAATGCATCCTGAAGTCCATCAAGATCATCCGGGGCGTTGTCCTAAATGCCAAATGCATTTAGTGCCTGAGGCCCAGTTGCTCAGCTCGCACGAACATGCTCATGTGGCTGCAAGTCATTCAGATCAGAAATCGTTTGATGACTCGGGCGTGGTTCCCGCCGGAACGATCTATACCTGCCCGATGCATCCGGAGGTCCGGCAAGATCATCCCGGAAACTGCCCTAAATGCGGAATGACTCTGGAGCCACTGATCCCGGTTGGAGAAGAGGACAACAGCGAGTTGCAAGACTTTCAACGGCGATTCTGGTGGACGCTACCACTCACCCTGATTGTTACCACTCTGGCCATGTTCGGACACAAGTTCGGCTGGTTCACTATGCAGACCCAAACATGGGTCGAGTTGACTCTTTCCCTGCCCGTGGTGCTATGGACGGGCTGGCCCTTTTTTGTTCGAGGCTGGCAGTCAATCATCCACCGCAGTCCGAACATGTGGACGTTGATCAGCTTGGGATCGGGAGCCGCCTTTGTCTACAGCCTCGTAGCGACGCTGGCACCTGGTGTGTTTCCCGACTCGTTCGTATCCATGGGCCGTGTAGCTGTTTATTTCGAGGCAGCGGTGGTCATCATTTCTTTGACCATGTTGGGGCAGATCATTGAGCTGAAGGCTCGCTCTCAGACCTCGGCCGCTATCAAATCATTGCTTAGCCTAGCTCCTAAGACGGCAAGGCGTATCAATGCAGATGGCAGTGAGGAAGATGTTCCCCTCAGCCACGTGCATGTCGGAGACCTGCTGCGCGTACGTCCAGGCGAGAAAGTACCCGTGGATGGCATTGTCACGGAAGGTCAAAGCGCCGTTGATGAATCGATGCTCACGGGCGAGCCAATACCTGTGACAAAGCGCGTTGACGACAAACTGATCGGCGCCACACTCAATACGAGTGGAGCTCTGGTCATGAGGTCAGAAAAGGTGGGGGCTGCCACCATGCTTTCCCAGATCGTTCAGATGGTTGCATCGGCCCAACGGTCGAAGGCACCGATGCAGCGAATGGCCGACGTAGTGGCTGGAAAGTTCGTTATGGTTGTCGTGCTAGTCGCTGTAGTCACCTTCTTCGTCTGGGGAATTTTTGGCCCAGAGCCCAGTTGGGTGTTTGGGTTGATCAATGCCGTCGCGGTACTCATCATCGCCTGCCCATGCGCGCTAGGTTTGGCCACACCCATGTCAGTAATGGTGGCCACAGGGCGCGCTGCAGAACAAGGCGTTTTGTTCCGTGACGCAGGCGCCATCGAAAAAATGCGTGAAGTGGATACGCTCATCGTAGATAAAACGGGCACCCTGACAGAAGGTCGGCCTGCATTCGATAAAGCGATTCCTGCTCCAGATTTCACGGCTGACGAAGTTTTGAGGCTTGCCGCTAGCTTGGATCAGGGTAGCGAGCATCCGCTTGCGGATGCCATCGTCCGAGCTGCACGCGAACAAGGCTTGCAACTCGCTAAACCTGTGGACTTCGATTCCGCCAGCGGTATTGGTGTACGTGGAACCGTTGAGGGGCGGCGCTTGGCATTAGGCAACACCGCACTGATGGCTCAAGAAGGCGTTTCTGTATCTTCCTTGCAAGCGGACGGAGAACGCCTGCGAGGAGAGGGTGCAAGCATCATGCATTTAGCGGCTGATGGGAAGTTCGCAGGCATCCTGGCAGTAACAGACCCTATCAAAGCTAGCACTTTGGATGCTATTCAAACGCTTCATGCAAGCGGCTTGCGAATTGTCATGGCAACGGGAGATGGTCTGACCACAGCCAAGGCTGTTGGTGCCAAGCTTGGAATTGATGAAGTCCATGGCGAAGTCAAGCCCGCCGACAAGCTAGCTCTCGTGGAGCGATTGCAAAGTGAAGGCCATGTGGTTGCCATGGCTGGTGACGGGATCAACGATGCGCCGGCCTTGGCAAAAGCTGATGTAGGTGTAGCCATGGGAACAGGGACTGACGTAGCAATGAACAGCGGTCAGATCACGCTGGTCAAGGGTGATTTGCGTGGCATTGCACAGTCACGTGAAATTTCAACTGACACAGTACGGAACATGCGTCAGAACTTGCTATTTGCCTTCGTCTACAACGGAATTGGTGTACCGATTGCTGCGGGAGTTCTGTATCCGTTCACAGGGTGGCTTCTGTCGCCAATGATCGCAGCACTCGCTATGAGCCTGAGTTCGGCGTCTGTAATCTTCAATGCACTGCGTTTAAGAAGGTAG
- the copD gene encoding copper homeostasis membrane protein CopD — protein sequence MAEDWFTIVLRLALYLDMAAGFGVAMFSVYALGHDERSLAIARRYRVCVGVCAVIGIGLSVIGMTVLAKAMSGAQTYSELSTHIFEMLITGTHMGLAWCIRILALALCILIALVKFNPTFRFVAMSVSSGVALATLAWAGHGAMDDGMRGYIHLASDISHLWAAGAWVGALLAFLILATSRANATQDTVAILSRTSNGFAHVGTLIVFVLAASGVVNYVLIAGPSLDPLVSTLYGQLLLGKLMLVLGMLALAAANRFRLSPSLEASLGSGNRAQAVSKLRQSLFMEATLAVLVLASVAWLGILSPKGI from the coding sequence ATGGCCGAGGATTGGTTCACCATCGTATTGCGCCTTGCGCTGTATCTGGACATGGCTGCAGGTTTTGGCGTCGCCATGTTCAGCGTCTATGCCCTTGGCCACGACGAGCGATCCTTGGCAATTGCGCGTCGCTATCGCGTTTGCGTTGGTGTATGTGCAGTAATCGGGATTGGACTGTCAGTGATTGGCATGACAGTCCTTGCCAAGGCCATGTCCGGTGCGCAAACTTACTCCGAGTTGTCAACGCATATCTTCGAGATGCTCATCACCGGCACTCACATGGGCCTTGCTTGGTGCATTCGTATTCTTGCGCTAGCGCTTTGCATCTTGATTGCCCTAGTGAAGTTCAATCCAACGTTTCGCTTCGTTGCCATGTCCGTATCTAGCGGTGTAGCGCTGGCGACACTGGCCTGGGCTGGTCATGGAGCGATGGACGACGGAATGCGTGGATACATCCACCTTGCTTCAGACATCTCCCACCTCTGGGCAGCAGGTGCATGGGTCGGCGCGTTGCTTGCTTTTTTGATCTTAGCCACAAGTAGGGCAAATGCGACACAGGACACCGTAGCCATATTGAGCCGCACATCAAACGGCTTTGCCCATGTCGGAACTCTGATCGTTTTCGTTCTTGCAGCCAGTGGCGTAGTCAACTATGTATTGATCGCAGGGCCTTCGCTTGATCCGCTTGTTTCAACACTCTATGGTCAGTTGCTGCTAGGCAAGCTAATGCTGGTTCTCGGAATGCTTGCATTGGCAGCAGCAAATCGATTCCGGCTTAGTCCAAGTCTGGAGGCATCATTGGGCTCAGGGAATCGCGCGCAAGCAGTCTCTAAGCTACGCCAGAGCCTGTTCATGGAAGCAACACTGGCAGTTCTGGTTTTGGCGAGTGTGGCTTGGTTAGGGATTCTTTCGCCAAAAGGAATTTGA
- the copC gene encoding copper homeostasis periplasmic binding protein CopC, translated as MNRSNLVAKFIAPIAATLFASAAFAHPSLVSSSPADKSQVAAPATIELKFSETLVPQFSAANLIMTGMPGMPNHGAMKVSASVSGASDGKTMVITPAQTLQPGAYRVDWRAVSSDTHPINGNVTFQVK; from the coding sequence ATGAACCGCTCAAACCTGGTCGCTAAGTTCATCGCGCCAATTGCCGCAACACTGTTCGCTTCCGCAGCATTTGCACATCCTTCGTTAGTTTCCTCCTCTCCTGCGGATAAGTCGCAGGTCGCGGCACCTGCCACGATTGAGTTGAAGTTCTCGGAAACGCTGGTTCCTCAGTTCTCGGCAGCGAACTTGATCATGACGGGGATGCCCGGAATGCCGAACCACGGCGCAATGAAGGTCAGCGCAAGCGTCTCTGGCGCTAGCGATGGCAAAACCATGGTCATTACTCCCGCTCAGACGCTTCAACCCGGTGCCTATCGCGTGGATTGGCGTGCAGTGTCGTCAGACACACACCCTATCAATGGCAACGTCACATTCCAGGTGAAGTAA
- a CDS encoding copper resistance protein B, which produces MSKALPIRALSTALLALVSIAAQAQSDHSSHGQANMQMEAPASPATTAADPHAGHGAMTGSAASGPAMDHGSMQMQGGSAPPDARDPHGYSNGLTLGSGDYAVPGVPRLMLADEHTFASLRGETLERRFSRRGDDSTAYDLQAWYGTSYNKAVLKAEGDVAKGKLEESRTELLWSRAATTYWDTQLGLRLDNGVGPSRQWLAFGVQGLAPYWFELEATAYVGSGGRTALRLNASYELLLTQRLILEPRAEMQFYGKDDPERHIGKGLAEASAGLRLRYEFSRQFAPYIGVERAGSFGRTADLVRADGGRAQQTRWVAGVRFWF; this is translated from the coding sequence ATGTCCAAAGCACTCCCTATTCGTGCATTGTCCACTGCGCTCCTCGCTCTGGTGAGTATTGCGGCCCAGGCGCAAAGCGACCATTCATCGCATGGCCAAGCGAATATGCAAATGGAAGCACCGGCAAGCCCTGCCACAACTGCAGCTGATCCACATGCAGGTCATGGTGCTATGACTGGCAGCGCTGCAAGCGGCCCTGCGATGGATCACGGCAGCATGCAGATGCAAGGGGGATCCGCACCTCCAGATGCTCGCGACCCACATGGGTATTCCAATGGGTTGACCTTGGGATCGGGCGATTACGCGGTGCCTGGCGTCCCGCGCTTGATGCTTGCGGACGAGCATACCTTTGCCTCGCTGCGTGGTGAGACCCTGGAACGCCGTTTTTCACGCAGAGGTGATGATTCAACGGCCTATGACTTGCAAGCATGGTACGGGACCTCATACAACAAAGCTGTCTTGAAGGCAGAAGGTGACGTCGCCAAAGGAAAGCTCGAAGAGTCTCGCACCGAACTGCTTTGGAGCCGTGCTGCCACAACCTATTGGGATACACAGTTGGGTCTGCGCTTAGACAACGGCGTGGGACCTAGCCGTCAATGGCTGGCATTTGGTGTGCAGGGCCTGGCCCCTTACTGGTTCGAGCTGGAGGCCACAGCCTATGTTGGCAGTGGCGGCAGAACTGCGCTTCGCCTAAATGCAAGCTACGAACTATTGCTGACTCAGCGCCTGATCCTTGAGCCAAGAGCTGAAATGCAGTTTTACGGCAAGGATGATCCAGAGCGGCATATCGGCAAGGGCCTAGCCGAAGCATCTGCGGGCCTGCGACTGCGCTACGAGTTCAGCCGTCAGTTCGCTCCATATATCGGAGTGGAACGTGCGGGAAGTTTCGGGCGAACCGCTGATCTCGTTCGTGCCGACGGTGGCCGTGCTCAGCAAACACGTTGGGTGGCCGGTGTCCGCTTCTGGTTCTAG
- a CDS encoding copper resistance system multicopper oxidase yields MPRHSPFFVTPTQGFSRRRFVQGLAAGGVLAGLSTQSLMAFAQQSSTVRGAAPVLKGNEFDLVIAESAVNFTGKPGMATTINGSLPAPTLRWREGETVTIRVTNKLREATSIHWHGIILPYQMDGVPGISFAGIPPGETFTYRFKVQQSGSYWYHSHSGMQELTGMYGAIIIDPAGPETIRADRDHVVLFSDWTDEDPMRVFAKLKVQGDYYNYNQPTVFDFFRDASRDGVSAALDKRKMWNEMRMNPTDLADLSSATLTYLANGVTPAGNWTALFRPGERVRLRMVNGAGNTFYDVRIPGLKLTVVHVDGVDVEPVTVDEFRFGPGETIDVIVEPRDDAYTIFAQSMDRTGYARATLAVREGLQAPVPALDPVEWLGMSDMMGAMSHGSSGADMDMTGMSGMTGMSGMTGMSGMTGMSGMTGMAGMAGMSGAMAGMDHGAMAGMNHGGMAMDHSQHVKPAGSLAVPSTTARHARTEYGARTDMRVDMARTNLDDPGIGLRNNGRRVLTLADLHTPSGPMDSRGPGREVELHLTGNMERYSWSLDGLEFGQSTPVHFRHGERLRVILHNDTMMTHPMHLHGMWSELESPDGRFLARRHTLPVQPAQRISFLVTADALGRWAWHCHLMFHMDAGMFREVVVS; encoded by the coding sequence ATGCCGCGTCATTCGCCATTTTTTGTCACTCCCACTCAAGGGTTCTCTCGTCGGCGCTTCGTTCAGGGGCTGGCCGCAGGAGGCGTTCTGGCGGGCCTGTCAACGCAGTCGCTCATGGCATTCGCACAGCAGAGCTCCACAGTCCGCGGGGCCGCTCCGGTGCTGAAGGGTAACGAGTTCGATTTGGTGATCGCCGAGTCCGCCGTGAACTTTACGGGCAAGCCAGGGATGGCGACAACGATCAATGGATCGCTTCCTGCACCAACCCTGCGCTGGCGAGAGGGGGAGACGGTGACGATTCGCGTCACGAACAAGCTGCGCGAGGCCACTTCTATTCATTGGCACGGCATTATCTTGCCCTACCAGATGGACGGAGTTCCAGGCATCAGCTTTGCGGGCATTCCTCCTGGAGAGACGTTTACCTACCGTTTCAAGGTTCAGCAAAGCGGTTCCTACTGGTATCACTCACATTCAGGCATGCAGGAACTCACCGGCATGTATGGAGCGATCATCATTGATCCCGCAGGACCTGAGACTATCCGTGCAGATCGTGATCATGTCGTGCTCTTCTCTGACTGGACTGACGAAGACCCCATGCGCGTTTTCGCAAAGCTCAAGGTTCAGGGCGACTACTACAATTACAACCAGCCCACGGTCTTTGATTTCTTCCGTGATGCATCGCGTGATGGCGTGTCAGCGGCATTAGACAAGCGCAAGATGTGGAACGAGATGCGCATGAATCCAACGGATTTAGCCGACCTCTCTTCTGCGACCCTGACCTACCTCGCAAATGGCGTCACACCTGCAGGCAATTGGACTGCTCTTTTCCGTCCGGGCGAGCGTGTCCGGCTGCGCATGGTCAACGGCGCGGGCAATACCTTCTATGACGTACGTATACCGGGCCTGAAGCTCACGGTGGTTCATGTTGACGGTGTCGACGTAGAGCCTGTGACTGTCGATGAATTCCGATTCGGCCCTGGCGAAACCATAGACGTGATTGTCGAGCCACGTGATGACGCCTATACGATTTTTGCCCAGTCGATGGACCGAACAGGCTACGCACGCGCTACGTTAGCAGTGCGCGAAGGCCTGCAGGCTCCAGTCCCCGCACTCGATCCCGTCGAATGGCTGGGTATGAGCGACATGATGGGCGCCATGAGCCATGGCAGTTCTGGAGCCGACATGGACATGACCGGCATGTCTGGGATGACCGGCATGTCTGGGATGACCGGCATGTCTGGGATGACCGGCATGTCTGGGATGACGGGTATGGCCGGGATGGCTGGTATGTCGGGGGCAATGGCCGGCATGGATCATGGTGCGATGGCCGGCATGAATCACGGTGGTATGGCGATGGACCATAGTCAGCATGTCAAGCCTGCTGGGAGCTTGGCAGTGCCCAGCACCACCGCACGCCATGCTCGCACTGAATATGGCGCAAGAACAGATATGCGAGTCGATATGGCCCGCACCAATCTTGACGATCCCGGTATCGGTCTGCGCAATAACGGCAGACGGGTGCTGACCTTGGCAGATCTGCATACACCTTCAGGTCCGATGGACTCGCGCGGTCCTGGACGAGAGGTGGAGTTGCACCTGACGGGGAATATGGAGCGATATTCCTGGTCTCTTGATGGATTGGAGTTCGGGCAATCAACGCCTGTTCACTTCCGTCACGGCGAGCGTTTGCGAGTCATCCTGCACAACGACACGATGATGACTCACCCTATGCACTTGCATGGGATGTGGAGTGAACTGGAGAGCCCTGATGGTCGATTCCTCGCCCGTCGACACACCTTGCCAGTACAGCCTGCACAACGCATCAGCTTCTTGGTGACGGCAGATGCTCTGGGGCGCTGGGCATGGCATTGCCACCTGATGTTCCACATGGATGCAGGCATGTTCCGCGAAGTCGTAGTGTCTTGA
- a CDS encoding heavy metal response regulator transcription factor, translated as MRILIVEDEPKTGEYLRQGLTEAGYIADLVPNGSDGLHLALQGEYSLVILDVMLPGLNGWQVLQSLRDRGLHMPVLFLTARDHVEDRVKGLELGADDYLVKPFSFAELLARVRIILRRGHPANEGTTLTVADLELDLLRRRVSRNGKRVDLTAKEFGLLELLMRRHGEVLPRSLIASQVWDMNFDSDTNVIEVAMRRLRAKIDEGHSIKLIQTVRGMGYVLDVPEEE; from the coding sequence ATGAGGATTTTGATTGTTGAAGATGAGCCTAAAACAGGTGAGTACCTGCGCCAGGGATTGACCGAGGCTGGCTACATTGCTGACCTCGTCCCAAATGGCTCAGACGGCTTACATCTGGCTTTGCAAGGGGAGTACTCCTTGGTGATCTTGGATGTTATGCTGCCGGGCCTCAATGGTTGGCAGGTGCTCCAGTCTTTGCGTGATCGAGGACTACATATGCCGGTCCTGTTTCTTACTGCACGGGACCATGTCGAGGACCGTGTCAAAGGACTAGAGCTCGGCGCTGATGATTACCTGGTAAAGCCGTTTTCTTTCGCAGAACTACTCGCCAGAGTTCGCATCATTCTTAGACGTGGACATCCGGCCAACGAAGGTACTACTCTGACTGTTGCAGATCTCGAGCTAGACCTGCTGCGTCGTCGCGTATCTCGCAATGGCAAACGTGTTGACCTCACAGCCAAAGAGTTCGGACTCTTAGAGTTGCTGATGCGCCGACATGGTGAAGTGCTGCCACGTTCATTGATCGCATCGCAGGTATGGGACATGAATTTCGACAGCGACACCAACGTCATTGAGGTGGCCATGCGCCGTCTGCGAGCCAAAATTGACGAAGGCCACTCGATCAAACTGATCCAGACCGTACGGGGAATGGGCTATGTGCTTGATGTCCCCGAGGAGGAATAG
- a CDS encoding heavy metal sensor histidine kinase, with translation MQRLTRKVKLSLTSRLALCFTVVAAAVVLGLGGLFLVVTEEHFVELDRMTLQDKRHLIEKILQNTKSVDDARWRLNEALNYHEDLQVQVKDAQGETVFQSPASGFAVPDRNSASIDKEGSFGVWRHADAEFHILSFETLPAYAPSPLKVLIAADTKHHIQFLNGIRTSFAIYVIAAILLCSLLSWLAARQGLAPLREMKSRAAVVTGQKMSERMPVQAVPVEMADLAHELNRMLDRLQDDFQRLTDFASDLAHELRTPISNLLTQTQVVLASKRDAATYRDILASNAEEFQRLARMVSDMLFLAKTERGVSLPRKEQFSAQQESYALLEFYEAVAEEKQIHLKLKGDGLVDGDRLMFHRAVSNLLSNALRYTPHAGMVTIDIETAASWTLVTVENTGQDIDPKVLPRLFDRFYRADPSRAHPDSDGSGLGLAITRAIAEAHGGSITATSADGRTRFTLKFPTPQPTS, from the coding sequence GTGCAGCGTCTCACTCGCAAGGTAAAGCTTTCTTTAACGAGTCGCTTGGCCCTCTGTTTCACGGTTGTTGCGGCAGCCGTAGTGCTAGGTTTAGGCGGCCTATTCCTAGTCGTTACAGAAGAGCATTTCGTGGAATTGGACCGAATGACGCTTCAGGACAAGCGCCATTTGATCGAGAAAATTCTCCAGAACACGAAGTCGGTCGATGATGCTCGTTGGCGTTTAAATGAGGCACTGAACTATCACGAGGATCTTCAAGTCCAGGTGAAAGATGCCCAAGGAGAAACCGTATTTCAATCGCCCGCATCCGGCTTTGCAGTGCCGGATCGCAACTCGGCTTCTATCGACAAGGAAGGATCGTTTGGGGTGTGGCGGCATGCAGACGCAGAATTCCACATCTTGAGCTTTGAGACGCTACCGGCCTACGCACCGTCACCATTAAAGGTACTGATCGCAGCAGACACCAAGCATCACATTCAATTCCTCAACGGAATTCGCACAAGCTTTGCCATTTATGTGATCGCAGCAATTTTGCTGTGCTCACTTCTGTCTTGGCTCGCCGCTCGACAAGGGCTGGCACCGCTGCGAGAGATGAAATCACGTGCGGCCGTTGTGACGGGACAGAAGATGAGTGAACGCATGCCGGTCCAGGCTGTACCCGTAGAAATGGCCGATTTGGCGCATGAGCTCAATCGCATGCTGGATCGGTTGCAGGACGATTTTCAGCGACTGACAGATTTCGCGTCTGATCTGGCCCATGAACTACGCACGCCCATCAGCAACCTGTTGACGCAGACTCAGGTTGTGCTGGCATCCAAGCGTGACGCCGCGACATACCGAGACATTCTTGCCTCTAATGCCGAAGAGTTTCAGCGTTTGGCTCGTATGGTGTCAGACATGCTTTTTCTGGCCAAAACTGAACGGGGCGTAAGCCTGCCGCGCAAGGAGCAATTTTCGGCACAGCAAGAATCGTATGCATTGCTGGAGTTCTACGAGGCTGTCGCTGAAGAAAAGCAAATTCATTTGAAGTTAAAAGGCGATGGACTCGTTGATGGTGATCGACTGATGTTCCATCGTGCTGTGAGTAATTTGCTATCTAATGCTTTGCGCTACACGCCGCATGCAGGCATGGTCACCATCGACATTGAGACCGCAGCTTCCTGGACACTTGTCACTGTGGAAAATACAGGGCAGGACATTGATCCCAAAGTCCTGCCCAGGTTATTTGACCGCTTCTACCGAGCTGACCCTTCCAGGGCTCATCCGGACTCAGACGGTAGCGGATTGGGTTTGGCCATCACCCGAGCAATTGCCGAAGCTCATGGAGGCTCCATTACCGCCACTTCAGCCGATGGACGAACTCGCTTCACCTTGAAATTCCCCACTCCGCAGCCGACTTCCTAA
- a CDS encoding heavy-metal-associated domain-containing protein — MAIFRINDMKCGACAARIQRSILAIDDEAKIGVNARDKTVQVSGDLSDADYMLAIQTAGYTPELLALAEAEQANAEKPQTKCCGSTSAKTSCCG, encoded by the coding sequence ATGGCTATTTTTCGCATCAATGACATGAAATGTGGTGCCTGTGCCGCGCGGATTCAGCGCTCCATTTTGGCGATCGATGATGAAGCAAAGATCGGAGTGAATGCGCGAGATAAAACGGTGCAAGTCTCTGGCGATCTGAGCGACGCCGACTACATGTTGGCCATCCAGACCGCTGGATACACTCCAGAATTATTGGCGTTAGCCGAAGCCGAGCAGGCAAATGCTGAGAAGCCGCAGACGAAATGCTGCGGCTCAACTTCAGCAAAGACATCTTGCTGCGGATAG